Part of the Dioscorea rotundata plastid, complete genome genome is shown below.
GAGTTGTTTCATGGATCCGCAAGAGCGTACTTGGGTTCTCCCAATAAATAAAAAGTGTATCATGCCTGAATCTAACCGGGGTTCGCGGTGGTGGAGGAACCGGATCGGAAAAAGGAGGGATTCTAGTTGTAAGATATCTAATGAAACCGTAGCTGGAATTGAGATCTCATTCAAAGAGAAAGATAGCAAATATCTGGAGTTTCTTTTTTTATCCTATACGGATAATCCGATCCACAAGGACCGTGATTGGGAATTGTTTGATCGTCTTTCTCCGAGGAAGAAGCGAAACATAATCAACTTGAATTCGGGACAGCTATTCGAAATCTTAGGGAAAGACTTGATTTGTTATCTCATGTCTGCTTTTCGTGAAAAAAGACCAATTGAAGGGGAGGGTTTCTTCAAACAACAAGGAGCTGAGGCAACTATTCAATCAAATGATATTGAGCATGTTTCCCATCTCTTCTCGAGAAACAAGTGGGGTATTTCATTGCAAAATTGTGCTCAATTTCATATGTGGCAATTCCGCCAAGATCTCTTCGTTAGTTGGGGAAAGAATCAGCACGAATCGGATTTTTTGAGGAACGTATCGAGAGAGAATTTGATTTGGTTAGACAATGTGTGGTTGGTAAACAAGGATCGGTTTTTTAGCAAGGTACGGAATGTATTGTCAAATATTCAATATGATTCCACAAGATCTATTTTCGTTCAAGTAACGGATTCTAGCCAATGGAAAGGATTTTCTGATCAATCCAGAGATCATTTCGATTCCATTAGAAATGTGGATTCAGAATATCACACATTGATCGATCAAACAGAGATTCAGCAACTAAAAGAAAGATCGATTCTTTGGGATCCTTCCTTTCTTCAAACGGAACGAACAGAGATAGAATCAGATCGATTCCCGAAATGCCTTTTTGGATCTTCCTCAATGTCCCGGCTATTCACGGAACGTGAGAAGCAGATGAATAATCATCTGCTTCCGGAAGAAATCGAAGAATTTCTTGGGAATCCTACAAGATCAATTCGTTCTTTATTCTCTGACAGATGGTCAGAACTTCATCTGGGTTCGAATCCTACTGAGAGGTCCACTAGAGATCAGAAATTTTGGAAGAAAAAACAAGATGTTTCTTTTGTCCTTTCCAGGCGATCGGAAAATAAAGAAATGGTTGATATATTCAAGATAATTACGTATTTACAAAATACCGTCTCAATTCATCCTATTTCATCAGATCCGGGATGTGATATGGTTCCGAAGGATGAACCAGATATGGACAGTTCCAATAAGATTTCATTCTTGAACAAAAATCCATTTTCAGAAGAGAGATTTCAAGAAATGGCAGATCTATTCACTCTATCAATAACCGAGCCGGATCTGGTGTATCATAGGGGATTTGCCTTTTCTATTGATTCCTACGGATTGGATGAAAAAAAATTCTTGAATGAGGTATTCAACTCCAGAGATGAATCGAAAAAGAAATCTTTATTGGTTCTACCTCCTCTTTTTTATGAAGAGAATGAATCTTTTTATCGAAGGATCAGAAAAAAATCGGTCCGGATCTACTGCGGGAATGATTTGGAAGATCCAAAACTAAAAACAGCGGTATTTGCTAGCAACAACATAATGGAGGCAGTCAATCAATATAGATTGATCCGAGATCTGATTCAAGTCCAATATAGAACCTATGGGTACATAAGAAATGTATCGAATCGATTCTTTTTAATGAATAGATCCGATCGCAACTTCGAATATGGAATTCAAAGGGATCAAATAGGAAATGATACTCTGAATCATATAACTATAATGAAATATATGATCAACCAACATTTATCGAATCTGAAAAAGAGTAAATGGTTTGATTCTCTTATTTCTCGAACCGAGAGATCCATGAATCGGGATCCTGATGCATATAGATACAAATGGTCCAATGGGAGCAAGAATTTCCAGAAACATTTGGAACATTTCATTTCTGAACAGAAGAACCGTTTTCAAGTAGTGTTCGATCGATTACGTATTAATCAATATTCGATTGATTGGTCCGAGGCTATCGACAAACAAGATTTGTCTAAGTCACTTCGTTTCTTTTTGTCCAAGTCACTTCTCTTTTTGTCCAAGTCACTTCCCTTTTTGTCCAAGTCACTTCCCTTTTTCTTTGTGAGTATCGGGGATATCCCCATTCATAGGTCCGAGATCCACATCTATGAATTGAAAGGTCCGAATGATCAACTCTGCAATCAGTTGTTAGAATCAATAGGTGTTCAAATCGTTCATTTGAATAAATTAAAACCCTTCTTATTGGATGATCATGATACTTCCCAAAGACCTAAATTCTTGATCAATGGAGGAACAATATTACCATTTTTGTTCAAAAAGATACAAAAGTGGATGATTGACTCATTCCATACTAGAAAGAATCGCAGGAAATCCTTTGATAACACGGATTTCTATTTCTCAATGATATCCCACGATCGAGACGATTGGCTGAATACCGTGAAACCATTTCATAGAAGTTCATTGATATCTTCTTTTTATAAAGCAAATCGACTTCGATTCTTGAATGATCCACATCACTTCTGGTTCTATTGTAACAAAAGGTTCCCTTTTTATGTGGAAAAGACCCGTATCAATAATTATGATCTTACATATGGACAATTCCTCAATATCTTGTTCATTCGCAACAAAATATTTTCTTTGTGCGTCGGTAAAAAAAAACATATTCTTTTGGAGAGAGAGACTATTTCACCAATCGAGTCACAGGTATCTGACATATTCATACCTAACGATTTTCCACAAAGTGGTGACGAAACGTATAAATTGTACAAATCTTTCCATTTTCCAATTCGATCCGATCCATTCGTTCGTAGAGCTATTTATTCGATCGCAGACATTTCTGCAACACCTCTAACAGAGGAACAAATAGCCAATTTTGAAAGAACTTATTGTCAGCCTCTTTCAGATATGAATCTATTTGATTCAGAAGGGAAGAACTTGCATCAGTATCTCAGTTTCAATTCAAACATGGGTTTGATTCACACTCTATGTTCTGAGAAATATTTACCATCCGGAAAGAGGAAAAAACAGAGTTTTTGTCTAAAGAAATGCGTTGAGAAACGGCGGATGTATAGAACCTTTCAACGAGATAGTGCTTTTTCAAATCTCTCAAAATGGAATCTGTTCCAAACATATATGCCATGGCTCCTTACTTCGACAGGGTGCAAATATCTAAATTTCACCCTTTTAGATACTTTTTCAGACCCATTGCCGATACCAAGTAGCAGTCAAAAATTTGTATCCATTTTTCATGATATTATGCACGGATCAGCATGGCCCATTCCTCAGAAAAAATTGTGGGCGATTCTTCCACAATGGACTCTGATAAGTGAGATTTCGAGTAAGTGTTTACAGAATCTTCTTCTTCTGTCCGAAGAAATGATTCATCGAAATAATGAGTCACCCGTTCTATTGATATGGACACATCTGAGATCAACAAATGCTCGGGAGTTCCTCTATTCAATCCTTTTCCTTCTTCTTGTTGCTGGATATCTCGTTCGTATACATCTTCTCTTTGTTTTCCGAGCCTCTAGTGAGTTACAGACAGGGTTAGAAAAGATCAAATCTTTGATGATTCCATCATACATGATTGAGTTGCGAAAACTTCTGTATAGGTATCCTACATCTGAACTGAATTCTTTCTGGTTAAAGAATCTCCTTCTAGTTGCTCTGGAACAATTAGGAGATTCTCTGGAAGAAATACGGGGTTCTGCTTCTGGTGGCAACATGCTATTGGGTGGCGGTCCCGCTTATGGGATCAAATCAATACGTTCTAAGAAGAAATATTTGAATATCAATCTCATCGATCTCATAAGTATCATACCAAATCCCATCAATCGAATCACTTTTTCGAGAAATACGAGACATTTAAGTCGTACAAGTAAAGAGATCTATTCATTGATAAGAAAAAGAAAAAACGTGAACGGTGATTGGATTGATGATAAAATAGAATCCTGGGTCGCCAACAGTGATTCAATTGATGATGAAGAAAGAGAATTCTTGATTCAGTTCTCCACCTTAACGACAGAAAAAAGGATTGATCAAATTCTATTGAGTCTGACTCATAGTGATCATTTATCAAAGAATGACTCTGGTTATCAAATGATTGAACAACCGGGATCAATTTACTTAAGATACTTAGTTGACATTCATAAAAAGTATCTAATGAATTATGAGTTCAATAGATCCTGTTTAGCAGAAAGACGGATATTCCTTGCTCATTATCAGACAATCACTTATTCACAAACCTCGTGTGGGACTAATAGTTTTCATTTCCCATCTCATGGAAAACCCTTTTCGCTCCGCTTAGCCCTATCCCCTTCTAGGGGTATTTTAGTGATAGGTTCTATAGGAACTGGACGGTCCTATTTGGTCAAATACCTAGCGACAAACTCCTATGTTCCTTTCATTACGGTATTTCCGAACAAGTTCCTGGATGACAAGCCTAAAGGTTATCTTATTGATGATATCGATATTGATGAGAGTGACGATATTGATGATGACCTTGATACGGAGCTGCTAACTATGACGAATGTGCTAACTATGTATATGACGCCGAAAATAGACCAATTTGATATCACCCTTCAATTCGAATTAGCAAAAGCAATGTCTCCTTGCATAATATGGATTCCAAACATTCATGATTTGTATGTGAATGAGTCGAATTACTTATCCATCGGTCTATTAGAGAACTATCTCTCCAGGGATTGTGAAAGATGTTCCACTAGAAATATTCTTGTTATTGCTTCGACTCATATTCCCCAAAAAGTGGATCCCGCTTTAATAGCTCCGAATAAATTAAATACATGCATTAAGATACGAAGGCTTCTTATTCCACAACGACGAAAGCACTTTTTCATTCTTTCATATACTAGGGGATTTCGTTTGGAAAAGAAAATGTTCCATACTAACGGATTCGAGTCCATAACCATGGGTTCCAATGCACGAGATCTTGTAGCACTTATCAATGAGGCCCTATCAATTAGTATTACGCAGAAGAAATCAATTATAGAAACTAATACAATTAGATCAGCTCTTCATAGACAAACTTGGGATTTGCGATCCCAGGTAAGATCGGTTCAGGATCATGGGATCCTTTTCTATCAGATAGGAAGGGCTGTTGCACAAAACGTACTTCTAAGTAATTGCCCCATAGATCCTATATCTATCTATATGAAGAAGAAATCACGTAAGGAAGGGGATTCTTATTTGTACGAATGGTACTTCGAACTTGGAACGAGCATGAAGAAATTAACGATACTTCTTTATCTTTTGAGTTGTTCCGCCGGATCGGTCGCTCAAGATCTTTGGTCTTCACCCGGACCCGATGAAAAAAATGGGATCACTTCTTATGGATTCGTTGAGAATGATTCTGATCTAGTTCATGGCCTATTAGAAGTAGAAGGCGCTCTGGTGGGATCCTCACGGACAGAAAAAGATTGCAGTCAGTTTGATAATAATCGAGTGACATTACTCGAACCAAAGAATCAGTTAGATATGATGCAAAATGGATCTTGTTCTATCGTTGATCAGAGATTTCAATATGAAAAATACGAATCGGAGTTTGAAGAAGGGGAAGGAGAAGGAGCCCTCGACCCGCAACAGATAGAGGAGGATTTATTCAATCACATAGTTTGGGCTCCTAGAATATGGCGCCCGTGTGGCAATCTATTTAATTGTATCGAAAGGTCCACTGAATTGGGATTTCCCTATTGGGCTGGGTCATTTCGGGGCAAGCAGATCATTTATCATAAAGAGGATGAGCTTCAAGAGAATGATTCGGAGTTCTTGCAGAGTGGAACCATGCAGTACCAGACACGAGATAGATCTTCCAAAGAACAAGGCTTTTTTCGAATAAGCCAATTCATTTGGGACCCTGCAGATCCATTCTTTTTCCTATTCAAAGATCAGCCCTTTGTCTCTGTGTTTTCACGTCGAGAATTCTTTGCAGATGAAGAGATGTCAAAGGGGCTTATTACTTCCCAAACAAATCCCCCTACATCTATATATAAACGCTGGTTCATCAAGAATACGCAAGAAAAGCACTTCGAATTGTTGATTCATCGCCAGAGATGGCTTAGAACCAATAGTTCATTATCTAATGGATCTTTCCGTTCTAATACTCTATCCGAGAGTTATCAGTATTTATCAAATCTGTTCCTATCTAACGGAACGCTATTGGATCAAATGACAAAGACATTGTTGAGAAAGAGATGGCTTTTCCCGGATGAAATGAAACATTTGATTCATGTAACAGGAGAAAGATTTCCCATTCCTTAGCCGTAAAGATATGTGGCTAAGAAAAGGGGGTTAAGTGGAACAGAATTGGCCGGGTGGTAGAGTCGTGGAAACACTTGTTTATTCCATATTTTGGACCTTAGCTCCATGGAACAATATGCTACTGCTGAAACATGGAAGAATTGAAATCTTAGATCAAAACACTATGTATGGATGATATGAACTGCCTAAACAAGAATTCTTGAACGGCGAACAACCAGGGCCTCTTACTCACTACATCAAACAATTTTCATTAATGAAACCATGTAAATCCATCGGAAAATCAAAAATACACATACATGTCCGATAAAATGGTTGTT
Proteins encoded:
- the ycf2 gene encoding hypothetical chloroplast RF2; this encodes MKRHQFKSWIFELREIWREIKNSHYFLDSWIKFDSVGFFTHIFFHQERFMKLFDPRIGSILLSRDSQGSTSNRYFTIKGVVLLVVAVLISRINNRKMVERKNLYLMGLLPIPMNSIGPRNETLEESFWSSNINRLIVSLLYLPKRKKISESCFMDPQERTWVLPINKKCIMPESNRGSRWWRNRIGKRRDSSCKISNETVAGIEISFKEKDSKYLEFLFLSYTDNPIHKDRDWELFDRLSPRKKRNIINLNSGQLFEILGKDLICYLMSAFREKRPIEGEGFFKQQGAEATIQSNDIEHVSHLFSRNKWGISLQNCAQFHMWQFRQDLFVSWGKNQHESDFLRNVSRENLIWLDNVWLVNKDRFFSKVRNVLSNIQYDSTRSIFVQVTDSSQWKGFSDQSRDHFDSIRNVDSEYHTLIDQTEIQQLKERSILWDPSFLQTERTEIESDRFPKCLFGSSSMSRLFTEREKQMNNHLLPEEIEEFLGNPTRSIRSLFSDRWSELHLGSNPTERSTRDQKFWKKKQDVSFVLSRRSENKEMVDIFKIITYLQNTVSIHPISSDPGCDMVPKDEPDMDSSNKISFLNKNPFSEERFQEMADLFTLSITEPDLVYHRGFAFSIDSYGLDEKKFLNEVFNSRDESKKKSLLVLPPLFYEENESFYRRIRKKSVRIYCGNDLEDPKLKTAVFASNNIMEAVNQYRLIRDLIQVQYRTYGYIRNVSNRFFLMNRSDRNFEYGIQRDQIGNDTLNHITIMKYMINQHLSNLKKSKWFDSLISRTERSMNRDPDAYRYKWSNGSKNFQKHLEHFISEQKNRFQVVFDRLRINQYSIDWSEAIDKQDLSKSLRFFLSKSLLFLSKSLPFLSKSLPFFFVSIGDIPIHRSEIHIYELKGPNDQLCNQLLESIGVQIVHLNKLKPFLLDDHDTSQRPKFLINGGTILPFLFKKIQKWMIDSFHTRKNRRKSFDNTDFYFSMISHDRDDWLNTVKPFHRSSLISSFYKANRLRFLNDPHHFWFYCNKRFPFYVEKTRINNYDLTYGQFLNILFIRNKIFSLCVGKKKHILLERETISPIESQVSDIFIPNDFPQSGDETYKLYKSFHFPIRSDPFVRRAIYSIADISATPLTEEQIANFERTYCQPLSDMNLFDSEGKNLHQYLSFNSNMGLIHTLCSEKYLPSGKRKKQSFCLKKCVEKRRMYRTFQRDSAFSNLSKWNLFQTYMPWLLTSTGCKYLNFTLLDTFSDPLPIPSSSQKFVSIFHDIMHGSAWPIPQKKLWAILPQWTLISEISSKCLQNLLLLSEEMIHRNNESPVLLIWTHLRSTNAREFLYSILFLLLVAGYLVRIHLLFVFRASSELQTGLEKIKSLMIPSYMIELRKLLYRYPTSELNSFWLKNLLLVALEQLGDSLEEIRGSASGGNMLLGGGPAYGIKSIRSKKKYLNINLIDLISIIPNPINRITFSRNTRHLSRTSKEIYSLIRKRKNVNGDWIDDKIESWVANSDSIDDEEREFLIQFSTLTTEKRIDQILLSLTHSDHLSKNDSGYQMIEQPGSIYLRYLVDIHKKYLMNYEFNRSCLAERRIFLAHYQTITYSQTSCGTNSFHFPSHGKPFSLRLALSPSRGILVIGSIGTGRSYLVKYLATNSYVPFITVFPNKFLDDKPKGYLIDDIDIDESDDIDDDLDTELLTMTNVLTMYMTPKIDQFDITLQFELAKAMSPCIIWIPNIHDLYVNESNYLSIGLLENYLSRDCERCSTRNILVIASTHIPQKVDPALIAPNKLNTCIKIRRLLIPQRRKHFFILSYTRGFRLEKKMFHTNGFESITMGSNARDLVALINEALSISITQKKSIIETNTIRSALHRQTWDLRSQVRSVQDHGILFYQIGRAVAQNVLLSNCPIDPISIYMKKKSRKEGDSYLYEWYFELGTSMKKLTILLYLLSCSAGSVAQDLWSSPGPDEKNGITSYGFVENDSDLVHGLLEVEGALVGSSRTEKDCSQFDNNRVTLLEPKNQLDMMQNGSCSIVDQRFQYEKYESEFEEGEGEGALDPQQIEEDLFNHIVWAPRIWRPCGNLFNCIERSTELGFPYWAGSFRGKQIIYHKEDELQENDSEFLQSGTMQYQTRDRSSKEQGFFRISQFIWDPADPFFFLFKDQPFVSVFSRREFFADEEMSKGLITSQTNPPTSIYKRWFIKNTQEKHFELLIHRQRWLRTNSSLSNGSFRSNTLSESYQYLSNLFLSNGTLLDQMTKTLLRKRWLFPDEMKHLIHVTGERFPIP